One genomic window of Trichosurus vulpecula isolate mTriVul1 chromosome X, mTriVul1.pri, whole genome shotgun sequence includes the following:
- the TNMD gene encoding tenomodulin: MVAAKNSPDNCEDCHFLDGETPKSKKKICRTLKIGGLVFGILALSLTLIFLGGKHFWNLEPQKIYDVEHTFFSNGEKKKILMEIDPITKTEIFRSGNGSDETLEIHDFKNGYTGIFFAELQKCFLKTQIKVIPDFDETEMEDAENDEITTTYFEQSMVWIPGEKPIENKDFLKGSKIFEVCQNVSIHWIHPTLLTASEFQDFEGGNENVHFLTNRKSGIDLNEQWMDPEVKPGKKRQSRQLAEEDLPVNDYVNLGVRPKMESNLTPCWMKEVIVVFTVVGVTAIAAGCVSLYWASTPIRTATKEGGSSVGLSCLVTGGWRACWGGSSAKLRHHASKPIHDIHV; this comes from the exons ATGGTGGCGGCAAAGAACTCTCCAGACAACTGTGAGGACTGTCATTTTCTAGAT GGGGAGACACCGAAGTCCAAGAAGAAGATCTGCAGGACGTTAAAGATTGGGGGACTGGTCTTCGGGATCCTGGCTCTTTCCCTCACTCTCATATTTTTGGGGGGCAAGCACTTCTGGAACCTCGAACCCCAAAAG ATCTATGATGTAGAACATACATTCTTCAgcaatggggagaagaaaaagatctTGATGGAAATTGACCCTATAACCAAAACAGAGATTTTCCGAAGTGGAAATGGCAGTGATGAGACATTGGAAATCCATGACTTTAAAAAT GGCTACACCGGTATCTTCTTTGCTGAGCTCCAAAAATGCTTCCTGAAAACTCAGATTAAAGTAATCCCTGATTTCGATGAAACTGAGATGGAAGACGCTGAG aatgatGAAATTACAACAACCTACTTTGAACAATCTATGGTTTGGATTCCGGGAGAAAAGCCTATCGAAAACAAAGACTTCCTGAAAGGCTCCAAAATCTTTGAAGTCTGCCAGAATGTGAGCATACATTGGATCCATCCCACACTACTAACAG CTTCTGAATTTCAGGACTTTGAGGGAGGAAATGAAAATGTCCACTTTCTCACAAATCGAAAAAGTGGGATTGACCTCAATGAGCAGTGGATGGACCCAGAAGTGAAGCCTGGGAAGAAACGTCAGAGCCGGCAGCTTGCTGAAGAGGATCTCCCAGTGAACGACTATGTAAATTTGGGGGTTAG aCCGAAAATGGAGTCGAATTTGACCCCATGCTGGATGAAAGAGGTTATTGTTGTATTTACTGTCGTCGGGGTAACCGCTATTGCCGCCGGGTGTGTGAGCCTTTACTGGGCTTCTACCCCTATCCGTACTGCTACCAAGGAGGGAGGGTCATCTGTCGGGTTATCATGCCTTGTAACTGGTGGGTGGCGCGCATGTTGGGGAGGGTCTAGTGCCAAACTTAGGCACCATGCAAGTAAGCCAATCCATGACATCCATGTGTAA